The following coding sequences lie in one Musa acuminata AAA Group cultivar baxijiao chromosome BXJ3-1, Cavendish_Baxijiao_AAA, whole genome shotgun sequence genomic window:
- the LOC103992780 gene encoding bifunctional TH2 protein, mitochondrial isoform X2, with protein sequence MATAAGEGSAARRFWIGSKKESVFASYTPFMVCLAAGKLDMDTFRNFIAQDVFFLRAFSHAYEMAEECSDDDDAKAAINELRKAVLDKLKVYDSVVQEWGIDPTKEIIPNPATLKYTEFLLATADGKIEGGKGAGKIVTPFEKTKVAAYTVGAMTPCIRLYAFLGKELQFHMQYEGNGHPYKKWVDTYSSASFEAHASQIEELLDKLSVSLTGEELEIIEKLYHRAMELEIEFYNAQPIVQPVVVPFTKLHEADNHLAIFSDFDLTCTVLDSSAILAEIAILSAFKAGQSGTDNLSAQRLPSDMRNSWDALSRQYTEEHEQCIESLLPSEQAKAFDYESLCKNLEQLSNFEKRTNCRVIESGLLKGIHLEDIKKAGERLVLQDGCREFFQKVIKIKEKLNVDCHILSYCWCADLIRSAFSSGCTDDLSIHSNEFDYEESVSTGEIVRTMESPMDKVKTFRSILANLSSEKKHLSVYIGDSVGDLLCLLEADVGIVIGSSISLRRVGEQFGVSFVPLYPGLIRKQREVPSEDSLVWNGLSGVLYTASSWTEIHAFLFGA encoded by the exons ATGGCAACTGCCGCGGGTGAGGGCTCCGCGGCCAGGAGGTTCTGGATCGGCTCCAAGAAGGAGTCCGTCTTTGCGTCGTATACTCCGTTCATGGTGTGCCTGGCGGCAGGGAAGCTGGACATGGACACCTTCCGCAATTTCATTGCCCAGGATGTGTTCTTCCTCAGGGCGTTTTCTCACGC CTATGAGATGGCCGAAGAATGTTCCGATGATGACGATGCCAAGGCAGCAATCAATGAGCTGAGGAAAGCCGTTCTTGATAAACTTAAAGTCTACGATTCTGTAGTTCAG GAATGGGGAATTGATCCCACCAAAGAGATAATTCCCAATCCTGCAACACTGAAGTACACTGAGTTCCTGCTTGCAACAGCTGATGGTAAAATTGAAGGAGGGAAAGGTGCTGGAAAGATAGTCACTCCCTTTGAGAAGACGAAAGTTGCTGCCTATACAGTTGGTGCGATGACCCCATGCATCAGGCTTTATGCATTTTTGGGCAAAGAGCTTCAGTTTCATATGCAATATGAGGGAAATGGTCATCCTTACAAGAAGTGGGTGGACACTTATTCCTCTGCAAGTTTTGAG GCACATGCTTCACAAATAGAAGAGTTGCTGGACAAACTGAGTGTTTCGTTGACTGGTGAGGAGCTAGAAATCATAGAAAAGCTTTACCACCGAGCGATGGAACTTGAAATTGAATTTTACAATGCTCAGCCAATTGTCCAACCGGTGGTGGTGCCATTCACAAAACTGCATGAGGCGGATAATCACCTGGCTATTTTTTCTGATTTTGACTTGACATGCACTGTGCTCGATTCCTCTGCTATATTAGCAGAGATCGCAATTTTAAGCGCATTCAAGGCTGGTCAGAGTGGGACTGATAATCTGAGTGCTCAAAGGTTACCATCAGACATGAGGAACTCCTGGGATGCTCTCTCTAGGCAATATACCGAGGAGCATGAGCAATGCATAGAAAGCTTACTTCCATCAGAACAAG CAAAGGCATTTGATTATGAAAGCCTATGCAAAAACCTTGAGCAGCTCTCCAATTTTGAAAAACGAACAAATTGTAGGGTTATTGAGTCAGGGTTGCTAAAGGGAATACATCTAGAAGACATAAAAAAGGCCGGGGAGCGTTTGGTTCTCCAGGATGGCTGTAGAGAATTTTTCCAGAAGGttataaagataaaagaaaaactgAATGTAGATTGCCATATACTATCATACTGTTGGTGTGCAGACCTCATAAGATCAGCCTTTTCCTCGG GTTGTACAGATGATTTGAGCATACACTCGAATGAATTCGACTACGAGGAATCGGTTTCAACAGGTGAAATTGTCAGAACAATGGAGTCTCCCATGGACAAGGTTAAGACATTCAGAAGCATCTTAGCTAACCTTAGCAGCGAAAAGAAACATTTGTCTGTCTACATTGGGGATTCGGTGGGTGATTTGCTGTGCTTGCTGGAAGCAGATGTCGGTATTGTGATTGGATCGAGCATAAGCTTGAGGAGAGTTGGGGAGCAATTTGGTGTATCCTTTGTTCCGCTGTATCCAGGTTTGATAAGGAAACAAAGGGAGGTTCCATCGGAGGACTCCCTTGTCTGGAATGGGTTGTCCGGGGTTCTCTACACAGCATCAAGCTGGACAGAGATACATGCTTTTCTTTTCGGAGCATAA
- the LOC103992780 gene encoding bifunctional TH2 protein, mitochondrial isoform X3 → MATAAGEGSAARRFWIGSKKESVFASYTPFMVCLAAGKLDMDTFRNFIAQDVFFLRAFSHAYEMAEECSDDDDAKAAINELRKAVLDKLKVYDSVVQEWGIDPTKEIIPNPATLKYTEFLLATADGKIEGGKGAGKIVTPFEKTKVAAYTVGAMTPCIRLYAFLGKELQFHMQYEGNGHPYKKWVDTYSSASFEAHASQIEELLDKLSVSLTGEELEIIEKLYHRAMELEIEFYNAQPIVQPVVVPFTKLHEADNHLAIFSDFDLTCTVLDSSAILAEIAILSAFKAGQSGTDNLSAQRLPSDMRNSWDALSRQYTEEHEQCIESLLPSEQVGCTDDLSIHSNEFDYEESVSTGEIVRTMESPMDKVKTFRSILANLSSEKKHLSVYIGDSVGDLLCLLEADVGIVIGSSISLRRVGEQFGVSFVPLYPGLIRKQREVPSEDSLVWNGLSGVLYTASSWTEIHAFLFGA, encoded by the exons ATGGCAACTGCCGCGGGTGAGGGCTCCGCGGCCAGGAGGTTCTGGATCGGCTCCAAGAAGGAGTCCGTCTTTGCGTCGTATACTCCGTTCATGGTGTGCCTGGCGGCAGGGAAGCTGGACATGGACACCTTCCGCAATTTCATTGCCCAGGATGTGTTCTTCCTCAGGGCGTTTTCTCACGC CTATGAGATGGCCGAAGAATGTTCCGATGATGACGATGCCAAGGCAGCAATCAATGAGCTGAGGAAAGCCGTTCTTGATAAACTTAAAGTCTACGATTCTGTAGTTCAG GAATGGGGAATTGATCCCACCAAAGAGATAATTCCCAATCCTGCAACACTGAAGTACACTGAGTTCCTGCTTGCAACAGCTGATGGTAAAATTGAAGGAGGGAAAGGTGCTGGAAAGATAGTCACTCCCTTTGAGAAGACGAAAGTTGCTGCCTATACAGTTGGTGCGATGACCCCATGCATCAGGCTTTATGCATTTTTGGGCAAAGAGCTTCAGTTTCATATGCAATATGAGGGAAATGGTCATCCTTACAAGAAGTGGGTGGACACTTATTCCTCTGCAAGTTTTGAG GCACATGCTTCACAAATAGAAGAGTTGCTGGACAAACTGAGTGTTTCGTTGACTGGTGAGGAGCTAGAAATCATAGAAAAGCTTTACCACCGAGCGATGGAACTTGAAATTGAATTTTACAATGCTCAGCCAATTGTCCAACCGGTGGTGGTGCCATTCACAAAACTGCATGAGGCGGATAATCACCTGGCTATTTTTTCTGATTTTGACTTGACATGCACTGTGCTCGATTCCTCTGCTATATTAGCAGAGATCGCAATTTTAAGCGCATTCAAGGCTGGTCAGAGTGGGACTGATAATCTGAGTGCTCAAAGGTTACCATCAGACATGAGGAACTCCTGGGATGCTCTCTCTAGGCAATATACCGAGGAGCATGAGCAATGCATAGAAAGCTTACTTCCATCAGAACAAG TAGGTTGTACAGATGATTTGAGCATACACTCGAATGAATTCGACTACGAGGAATCGGTTTCAACAGGTGAAATTGTCAGAACAATGGAGTCTCCCATGGACAAGGTTAAGACATTCAGAAGCATCTTAGCTAACCTTAGCAGCGAAAAGAAACATTTGTCTGTCTACATTGGGGATTCGGTGGGTGATTTGCTGTGCTTGCTGGAAGCAGATGTCGGTATTGTGATTGGATCGAGCATAAGCTTGAGGAGAGTTGGGGAGCAATTTGGTGTATCCTTTGTTCCGCTGTATCCAGGTTTGATAAGGAAACAAAGGGAGGTTCCATCGGAGGACTCCCTTGTCTGGAATGGGTTGTCCGGGGTTCTCTACACAGCATCAAGCTGGACAGAGATACATGCTTTTCTTTTCGGAGCATAA
- the LOC103992780 gene encoding bifunctional TH2 protein, mitochondrial isoform X1 — protein MATAAGEGSAARRFWIGSKKESVFASYTPFMVCLAAGKLDMDTFRNFIAQDVFFLRAFSHAYEMAEECSDDDDAKAAINELRKAVLDKLKVYDSVVQEWGIDPTKEIIPNPATLKYTEFLLATADGKIEGGKGAGKIVTPFEKTKVAAYTVGAMTPCIRLYAFLGKELQFHMQYEGNGHPYKKWVDTYSSASFEAHASQIEELLDKLSVSLTGEELEIIEKLYHRAMELEIEFYNAQPIVQPVVVPFTKLHEADNHLAIFSDFDLTCTVLDSSAILAEIAILSAFKAGQSGTDNLSAQRLPSDMRNSWDALSRQYTEEHEQCIESLLPSEQAKAFDYESLCKNLEQLSNFEKRTNCRVIESGLLKGIHLEDIKKAGERLVLQDGCREFFQKVIKIKEKLNVDCHILSYCWCADLIRSAFSSVGCTDDLSIHSNEFDYEESVSTGEIVRTMESPMDKVKTFRSILANLSSEKKHLSVYIGDSVGDLLCLLEADVGIVIGSSISLRRVGEQFGVSFVPLYPGLIRKQREVPSEDSLVWNGLSGVLYTASSWTEIHAFLFGA, from the exons ATGGCAACTGCCGCGGGTGAGGGCTCCGCGGCCAGGAGGTTCTGGATCGGCTCCAAGAAGGAGTCCGTCTTTGCGTCGTATACTCCGTTCATGGTGTGCCTGGCGGCAGGGAAGCTGGACATGGACACCTTCCGCAATTTCATTGCCCAGGATGTGTTCTTCCTCAGGGCGTTTTCTCACGC CTATGAGATGGCCGAAGAATGTTCCGATGATGACGATGCCAAGGCAGCAATCAATGAGCTGAGGAAAGCCGTTCTTGATAAACTTAAAGTCTACGATTCTGTAGTTCAG GAATGGGGAATTGATCCCACCAAAGAGATAATTCCCAATCCTGCAACACTGAAGTACACTGAGTTCCTGCTTGCAACAGCTGATGGTAAAATTGAAGGAGGGAAAGGTGCTGGAAAGATAGTCACTCCCTTTGAGAAGACGAAAGTTGCTGCCTATACAGTTGGTGCGATGACCCCATGCATCAGGCTTTATGCATTTTTGGGCAAAGAGCTTCAGTTTCATATGCAATATGAGGGAAATGGTCATCCTTACAAGAAGTGGGTGGACACTTATTCCTCTGCAAGTTTTGAG GCACATGCTTCACAAATAGAAGAGTTGCTGGACAAACTGAGTGTTTCGTTGACTGGTGAGGAGCTAGAAATCATAGAAAAGCTTTACCACCGAGCGATGGAACTTGAAATTGAATTTTACAATGCTCAGCCAATTGTCCAACCGGTGGTGGTGCCATTCACAAAACTGCATGAGGCGGATAATCACCTGGCTATTTTTTCTGATTTTGACTTGACATGCACTGTGCTCGATTCCTCTGCTATATTAGCAGAGATCGCAATTTTAAGCGCATTCAAGGCTGGTCAGAGTGGGACTGATAATCTGAGTGCTCAAAGGTTACCATCAGACATGAGGAACTCCTGGGATGCTCTCTCTAGGCAATATACCGAGGAGCATGAGCAATGCATAGAAAGCTTACTTCCATCAGAACAAG CAAAGGCATTTGATTATGAAAGCCTATGCAAAAACCTTGAGCAGCTCTCCAATTTTGAAAAACGAACAAATTGTAGGGTTATTGAGTCAGGGTTGCTAAAGGGAATACATCTAGAAGACATAAAAAAGGCCGGGGAGCGTTTGGTTCTCCAGGATGGCTGTAGAGAATTTTTCCAGAAGGttataaagataaaagaaaaactgAATGTAGATTGCCATATACTATCATACTGTTGGTGTGCAGACCTCATAAGATCAGCCTTTTCCTCGG TAGGTTGTACAGATGATTTGAGCATACACTCGAATGAATTCGACTACGAGGAATCGGTTTCAACAGGTGAAATTGTCAGAACAATGGAGTCTCCCATGGACAAGGTTAAGACATTCAGAAGCATCTTAGCTAACCTTAGCAGCGAAAAGAAACATTTGTCTGTCTACATTGGGGATTCGGTGGGTGATTTGCTGTGCTTGCTGGAAGCAGATGTCGGTATTGTGATTGGATCGAGCATAAGCTTGAGGAGAGTTGGGGAGCAATTTGGTGTATCCTTTGTTCCGCTGTATCCAGGTTTGATAAGGAAACAAAGGGAGGTTCCATCGGAGGACTCCCTTGTCTGGAATGGGTTGTCCGGGGTTCTCTACACAGCATCAAGCTGGACAGAGATACATGCTTTTCTTTTCGGAGCATAA